A genomic segment from Polyangium mundeleinium encodes:
- the gap gene encoding type I glyceraldehyde-3-phosphate dehydrogenase — translation MATRIAINGFGRIGRCIVRALVERGEKDLEIVAINDLTDAGTLAHLLRFDSIHREFRAAKVSHGDGYIALDDKRIQVLAKKDPAELPWKDLGVDIVLECTGLFTDKAKAALHQNAGAKRVIISAPAKGHDLTVVMGVNDKQYDPAKHSVISCGSCTTNCLAPVAKVLLDQFGIVRGLMTTIHSYTNDQHILDLPHRKGDLRRARAAAVNMVPSSTGAAKALSEVIPELKGKFDGQAIRVPTVDVSLVDLTLETEKPLSKDAIHEAMKRAAEGPMKGILEYTELQLVSGDYIGNPHSSIFDATLTQHIGDRFAKVFSWYDNEWGFSNRMIDLAKLMAAKGV, via the coding sequence ATGGCGACGAGGATTGCAATCAACGGGTTTGGTCGGATCGGTCGCTGCATCGTGCGCGCGCTCGTCGAGCGCGGCGAGAAGGATCTCGAGATCGTGGCGATCAACGATCTCACCGATGCCGGCACGCTCGCGCACCTCTTGCGCTTCGACTCCATCCACCGCGAGTTCCGCGCGGCGAAGGTGAGCCACGGCGACGGCTACATCGCGCTCGACGACAAGCGCATCCAGGTCCTCGCGAAGAAGGACCCCGCCGAACTCCCCTGGAAGGACCTCGGCGTCGACATCGTCCTCGAGTGCACCGGCCTCTTCACCGACAAGGCGAAGGCCGCTCTGCACCAGAACGCGGGCGCCAAGCGCGTCATCATCAGCGCGCCGGCCAAGGGCCACGACCTCACCGTGGTCATGGGCGTGAACGACAAGCAGTACGACCCGGCCAAGCACAGCGTCATCTCGTGCGGCTCGTGCACGACGAACTGCCTCGCGCCGGTCGCGAAGGTCCTGCTTGATCAGTTCGGGATCGTGCGGGGCCTCATGACCACGATCCATTCGTACACGAACGACCAGCACATCCTCGATCTCCCGCATCGCAAGGGTGATCTGCGCCGCGCCCGCGCGGCGGCGGTGAACATGGTGCCCTCGTCGACGGGCGCGGCGAAGGCGCTCAGCGAGGTTATCCCGGAGCTCAAGGGCAAGTTCGACGGCCAGGCGATCCGCGTCCCGACGGTCGACGTCTCGCTCGTGGATCTCACGCTCGAGACGGAGAAGCCGCTCTCGAAGGACGCGATCCACGAGGCGATGAAGCGCGCGGCCGAGGGCCCGATGAAGGGCATCCTCGAGTACACCGAGCTCCAGCTCGTCTCGGGCGACTACATCGGCAACCCGCACTCCAGCATCTTCGACGCCACGCTCACGCAGCACATCGGCGACAGGTTCGCGAAGGTCTTCTCCTGGTACGACAACGAGTGGGGCTTCTCGAACCGCATGATCGACCTGGCCAAGCTCATGGCCGCGAAGGGCGTCTGA
- a CDS encoding phosphoglycerate kinase → MKLTGIRSIEDLAKDGGLANKRVFIRVDFNVPLDKKTGAITDDARIRESIPTIKVAVDAGAKVILASHLGRPKPGKHEGCSLEPAGARLAELTGYEVHLTDDCVGDGPKKVIHDLRTGQVCLLENLRFHEEEEKDEENFARQLAELCDIYVDDAFGAAHRAHASVHALPRMIRDRGAGLLMLKELRSLARLLDRPEKPYVAVLGGAKVSDKIAVVESLLNVVDTLCIGGAMANTFLAAQGKKVAASKIEDDKLPLARTILQKARDRGASVLLPVDVIVAKSLDAESGRAVSVDAIPDGTMALDIGPKTIELFGNAIERAKTVFWNGPMGLFESKPFSNGTFEIARIMARAEGFTVVGGGDSAAAVRAAGEEIAKGMDHISTGGGAALELIEGRKLPGVEALRSAVAEEAS, encoded by the coding sequence ATGAAGCTCACTGGCATCCGATCGATCGAGGACCTCGCCAAGGACGGCGGACTCGCGAACAAGCGCGTCTTCATCCGCGTCGACTTCAACGTCCCGCTCGACAAGAAGACGGGCGCGATCACCGACGACGCGCGCATCCGTGAGTCGATCCCCACGATCAAGGTCGCGGTGGACGCGGGCGCGAAGGTGATCCTCGCCTCGCACCTCGGCCGACCGAAGCCGGGCAAGCATGAGGGCTGCTCCCTCGAACCGGCCGGCGCGCGCCTCGCGGAGCTCACGGGCTACGAGGTGCACCTGACCGACGACTGCGTCGGCGATGGCCCGAAGAAGGTCATCCACGACCTGCGCACCGGCCAGGTTTGCCTCCTCGAAAACCTCCGCTTCCACGAGGAGGAGGAGAAGGACGAGGAGAACTTCGCGCGTCAACTCGCCGAGCTCTGCGACATCTACGTCGACGACGCATTCGGCGCGGCCCACCGCGCCCACGCCTCCGTGCACGCCCTGCCTCGCATGATCCGCGATCGCGGCGCGGGCCTGCTCATGCTGAAGGAGCTGCGCTCGCTCGCCCGCTTGCTCGATCGTCCCGAGAAGCCGTACGTCGCGGTGCTCGGCGGCGCGAAGGTGTCGGACAAGATCGCCGTCGTCGAGTCGCTGCTCAACGTCGTCGACACGCTCTGCATCGGCGGCGCCATGGCGAACACGTTCCTCGCGGCGCAAGGCAAGAAGGTCGCGGCGAGCAAGATCGAGGACGACAAACTCCCGCTCGCTCGCACGATCCTGCAGAAGGCGCGCGATCGCGGGGCGTCGGTCCTTTTGCCCGTCGACGTCATCGTGGCCAAGAGCCTCGACGCGGAGAGCGGCAGGGCCGTCAGCGTGGACGCGATCCCCGACGGCACCATGGCGCTCGACATCGGCCCGAAGACGATCGAGCTCTTCGGCAATGCCATCGAGCGCGCGAAGACCGTCTTCTGGAACGGCCCGATGGGCCTCTTCGAGTCGAAGCCGTTCTCGAACGGCACCTTCGAGATCGCGCGCATCATGGCCCGCGCCGAAGGTTTCACCGTCGTCGGCGGCGGCGACAGCGCGGCGGCCGTGCGCGCCGCGGGCGAGGAGATCGCGAAGGGCATGGATCACATCTCGACGGGCGGCGGCGCTGCGCTCGAGCTCATCGAGGGCCGCAAGCTGCCGGGCGTCGAGGCGCTTCGTTCTGCCGTGGCGGAGGAAGCGTCGTGA
- the tpiA gene encoding triose-phosphate isomerase: MNVARRPLIAGNWKMNAGGQDACSLALGVVEAARRSARVDVVICPPFTALAAAAHELWESKSAVMLGAQNMHPEPAGAFTGEISAPMLKDSGATWVILGHSERRQIFGETDELIARKIAAAIRAELQPIACVGETLEEREAGKTLEVVERQTRAFLDELAKRPGFGVIAYEPVWAIGTGKVARPEDAQEVHAMIRGLCASVSEELAASTRILYGGSVKGDNAEGLLGQADVDGALVGGASLDATGFGKIIDSAERLADAAERG; the protein is encoded by the coding sequence GTGAACGTCGCGCGCCGCCCCCTCATCGCGGGCAACTGGAAAATGAACGCCGGTGGCCAGGACGCATGCAGCCTGGCCCTCGGCGTGGTCGAGGCGGCGCGCCGCTCGGCCCGCGTCGACGTCGTGATCTGCCCGCCGTTCACGGCGCTCGCCGCGGCCGCGCACGAGCTCTGGGAGTCGAAGAGCGCCGTGATGCTCGGCGCCCAGAACATGCACCCCGAGCCCGCCGGGGCCTTCACCGGCGAGATCAGCGCGCCGATGCTCAAAGACTCCGGCGCGACCTGGGTCATCCTCGGCCACAGCGAGCGCCGACAGATCTTCGGCGAGACGGACGAGCTCATCGCCCGAAAAATCGCCGCCGCGATCCGCGCCGAGCTCCAGCCGATCGCCTGCGTCGGCGAGACGCTCGAGGAGCGCGAAGCTGGAAAGACGCTCGAGGTCGTCGAGCGCCAGACCCGCGCCTTCCTCGACGAGCTTGCCAAGCGCCCGGGCTTCGGCGTCATCGCTTACGAGCCGGTCTGGGCGATCGGGACGGGCAAGGTCGCTCGTCCCGAGGACGCCCAGGAGGTCCACGCGATGATCCGCGGCCTCTGCGCGAGCGTCTCCGAGGAGCTCGCCGCGTCCACGCGGATCCTCTACGGCGGCAGCGTGAAGGGTGACAATGCCGAGGGCCTGCTCGGCCAGGCGGACGTCGACGGTGCCCTCGTCGGCGGCGCCTCCCTCGACGCGACCGGCTTCGGCAAGATCATCGACAGCGCCGAGCGGCTGGCGGACGCCGCGGAACGAGGGTAG
- the secG gene encoding preprotein translocase subunit SecG — MLTTLLNVIHVIVCIFLILVVLLQQGRGGGLGSSFGGGAQVFGGRGAGNFMTRLTAICAAIFMVTSMSLAYLSSAGDRELKQFENTQQK; from the coding sequence ATGCTGACCACTCTGCTCAACGTCATCCACGTCATCGTTTGTATCTTCCTGATCCTCGTGGTGCTCCTGCAGCAGGGCCGCGGCGGAGGCCTCGGCTCGTCGTTCGGCGGCGGTGCGCAGGTCTTCGGCGGCCGCGGCGCGGGCAACTTCATGACCCGCCTCACCGCGATCTGCGCCGCGATCTTCATGGTCACCAGCATGTCCCTCGCGTACCTGTCCTCCGCGGGTGATCGCGAGCTCAAGCAGTTCGAGAACACGCAGCAGAAGTAG
- a CDS encoding acyltransferase — translation MQSPFVHPSAYVDEPSSLGEGTRIWHFCHVMPGARIGKRCVLGQGVFVASGVVIGDDVRIQNNVSLYEGTIVEDSVFLGPSCVLTNVTNPRAEIDRRGLYETTVIRRGATIGANATIMCGTTIGRHAFVGAGALVTRDVPDYALMTGVPARRTGTMSRHGQKLGRPGPDGIMVCPESGYRYRIEEGLVRCLDLPEDAPLPSGGRDLGKPYIRSRPG, via the coding sequence ATGCAATCCCCCTTCGTGCACCCCTCCGCCTATGTCGACGAGCCTTCCTCCCTCGGCGAGGGCACGCGCATCTGGCATTTTTGCCACGTCATGCCGGGCGCTCGGATTGGCAAGCGTTGCGTGCTTGGCCAGGGCGTCTTCGTGGCGAGCGGCGTCGTCATCGGGGACGACGTGCGGATCCAGAACAACGTCTCCCTGTACGAGGGCACGATCGTCGAGGATTCAGTCTTTCTCGGCCCCTCCTGCGTCCTGACGAACGTCACGAACCCGCGCGCCGAAATCGATCGCCGGGGCCTCTACGAAACGACCGTGATCCGCCGCGGCGCCACGATTGGCGCGAATGCAACGATCATGTGTGGCACGACCATCGGGCGGCATGCGTTCGTCGGCGCCGGCGCGCTCGTCACGCGGGACGTCCCCGACTATGCGCTGATGACGGGCGTCCCGGCGCGACGCACGGGCACCATGAGTCGGCACGGGCAGAAGCTCGGGCGGCCTGGGCCTGACGGGATCATGGTTTGTCCCGAGAGTGGATATCGATATCGGATCGAGGAGGGGCTCGTCCGTTGCTTGGATCTTCCCGAGGATGCGCCGCTGCCGTCGGGCGGGCGCGACCTGGGCAAGCCTTACATCCGATCGCGCCCGGGTTGA
- a CDS encoding O-antigen ligase family protein, whose translation MPPTSRSSPRRDRGSSGSVRPLVALVALTVASSALALGGVHVRVVALLAPFAFAAAALALQREQERKGSVSLALPALLATALAAYTLLQAVPLPMALLERLAPGNADVWSRALLPFGEAGPRFASLSLDPGGSIVEALKWSSYAAIFTASAAVSARRGAATGITLVFLSALAVALVTVVHGLAGLTKVYGFYTPSVALPPWHVGPLINANTLAGYLNLGALAGMGLALMHDPVAPRWLVAAGVAFLVAVDVTSASRGGVIALIFGVLLLALLLRIRAARRGGSGDAEPSLRWLLGAALLGGAALALLGGTRDTWFELYDKNLDKLQMVRWALPVLREHPIFGIGRGAFESVFPAYRASSGHVVFAYIENFPAQWLVEWGAPVALASLVLFAWALAPSRLGALRSRLAAAAFTGVVVVLLQNLADLSLEIPAVCFALATVLGSLWGDRARSRPSRGLAAKAPNKLTRLAPAIALFVGLALAAASFRLGHPDVGAERDVIRTMYEATNPADPAAHDALEGALRAAMRRHPAEPYFPLIGALAAYQGKRESALPWLQRTLERGHVNGRAHLLLAQVLASRGARRQALLELRIAVTQDSSLVGPAGVFAVRLSKDEGELSGAVPEGKAGTPMLDELAVQARNAGNATLSARLDAEAITRNPGAHGPRVRAADALLDALVKGTCDDRARCMREIEAHAAALESAFPGDFMADRIRARSLVTEGKSEDAEARLAARCPLVKERAACLRARVEIASQVPGVARIDAASKDLLAATCLSASACAEAAAFLARLRETRGDAGAALTLYDRAAREEPTEARWLALADAASRGGAHAQAVMALERAAQKRGMTEELRKRIAEERARAMGGK comes from the coding sequence ATGCCTCCTACCTCCCGATCCAGCCCGCGCCGAGATCGCGGAAGCTCCGGCTCCGTTCGGCCCCTCGTCGCCCTCGTCGCCCTCACCGTCGCGAGCTCCGCCCTCGCGCTCGGCGGCGTCCACGTCCGCGTCGTCGCCCTCCTCGCGCCCTTCGCCTTCGCCGCCGCTGCCCTCGCGCTTCAACGCGAACAAGAGCGCAAGGGCTCGGTCTCGCTCGCCTTGCCCGCGCTCCTCGCGACCGCGCTCGCCGCCTACACGCTCCTGCAGGCCGTGCCCTTGCCGATGGCCCTGCTCGAGCGCCTCGCGCCGGGCAACGCCGACGTCTGGTCCCGCGCCCTCCTGCCCTTCGGTGAAGCCGGCCCGCGCTTCGCGAGCCTCTCGCTCGATCCCGGCGGCTCGATCGTCGAGGCCCTGAAGTGGTCCTCCTACGCCGCGATCTTCACCGCCTCGGCGGCCGTGTCCGCGCGCCGCGGCGCCGCCACCGGCATCACCCTCGTCTTCCTCTCGGCCCTCGCCGTTGCGCTCGTCACCGTCGTGCACGGCCTCGCAGGCCTGACGAAGGTCTACGGCTTTTACACGCCCTCGGTCGCGCTGCCTCCGTGGCACGTCGGACCGCTCATCAACGCGAACACCCTCGCCGGCTACCTGAACCTCGGCGCGCTCGCGGGCATGGGCCTCGCCCTCATGCACGATCCCGTCGCGCCGCGCTGGCTCGTCGCCGCGGGCGTCGCGTTCCTCGTCGCCGTCGACGTCACGTCGGCCTCGCGCGGCGGCGTGATCGCCTTGATCTTCGGCGTCCTCCTGCTCGCGCTCCTCCTGCGGATCCGCGCTGCGCGTCGCGGTGGCAGCGGCGACGCCGAACCCTCGCTCCGATGGCTCCTCGGCGCCGCGCTCCTCGGCGGCGCTGCGCTCGCGCTCCTCGGCGGCACGCGCGACACCTGGTTCGAGCTCTACGACAAGAACCTCGACAAACTCCAGATGGTGCGCTGGGCGCTGCCCGTCTTGCGCGAGCACCCGATCTTCGGCATCGGCCGCGGCGCCTTCGAAAGCGTCTTCCCTGCGTACCGCGCGAGCTCGGGCCACGTCGTCTTCGCGTACATCGAGAACTTCCCGGCGCAGTGGCTCGTCGAGTGGGGCGCGCCCGTCGCGCTCGCGTCGCTCGTCCTCTTCGCGTGGGCGCTCGCCCCCTCGCGCCTCGGCGCCTTGCGCAGCCGTCTTGCGGCGGCCGCATTCACGGGCGTCGTCGTGGTCCTCCTCCAGAACCTCGCCGACCTCTCGCTGGAAATCCCGGCCGTCTGCTTCGCCCTCGCCACGGTGCTCGGCTCGTTGTGGGGAGATCGCGCGCGCTCGCGCCCCTCGCGTGGCCTCGCCGCGAAGGCCCCGAACAAGCTCACGCGCCTCGCGCCGGCGATCGCGCTCTTCGTGGGCCTCGCGCTCGCGGCCGCTTCCTTCCGGCTCGGACATCCAGACGTCGGCGCCGAGCGCGACGTGATCCGGACGATGTATGAAGCGACGAACCCCGCGGATCCTGCCGCGCACGACGCGCTCGAAGGCGCGCTCCGCGCGGCGATGCGCCGCCACCCGGCCGAGCCGTATTTCCCGCTCATCGGCGCGCTCGCGGCCTACCAGGGCAAACGCGAGAGCGCGCTCCCGTGGCTCCAGCGCACCCTCGAACGAGGCCACGTGAACGGCCGCGCGCACCTCTTGCTCGCGCAGGTCCTCGCCAGCCGCGGCGCGCGCCGCCAGGCCTTGCTCGAGCTGCGGATCGCCGTCACGCAAGACAGCTCGCTCGTGGGCCCCGCGGGCGTGTTCGCGGTCCGGCTCTCGAAGGACGAAGGCGAATTGAGCGGCGCCGTCCCCGAAGGCAAAGCGGGCACGCCCATGCTCGACGAGCTCGCGGTGCAGGCGCGGAACGCTGGCAACGCCACGCTCAGCGCGCGCCTCGATGCCGAAGCGATCACGCGAAATCCCGGCGCCCACGGCCCGCGCGTGCGCGCCGCGGACGCCCTGCTCGACGCGCTCGTGAAGGGCACGTGTGACGATCGCGCTCGCTGCATGCGAGAGATCGAGGCGCACGCGGCCGCGCTCGAATCCGCGTTCCCCGGGGACTTCATGGCCGATCGGATCCGCGCGCGCTCCCTCGTCACCGAGGGCAAAAGCGAGGACGCCGAGGCCCGGCTCGCGGCGCGATGCCCGCTCGTCAAGGAGCGCGCCGCCTGCTTGCGCGCGCGCGTCGAGATCGCCTCCCAGGTCCCCGGCGTCGCGCGCATCGACGCGGCCAGCAAAGACCTCCTCGCCGCGACCTGCCTCTCGGCCTCCGCCTGCGCCGAGGCAGCCGCCTTCCTCGCGCGCCTCCGCGAGACCCGCGGCGACGCCGGCGCCGCGCTCACGCTCTACGACCGCGCGGCCCGCGAAGAACCGACCGAGGCCCGGTGGCTCGCGCTCGCGGACGCTGCGAGTCGCGGAGGCGCACACGCGCAGGCCGTGATGGCGCTCGAACGCGCGGCGCAGAAGCGGGGAATGACGGAGGAGTTGAGGAAACGGATCGCGGAGGAGCGGGCGCGGGCGATGGGGGGAAAGTAG
- a CDS encoding RNA polymerase sigma factor — translation MLLLPPLPVPLPPPPAPARNLLSCSRWCRRSNPSPHPESAKKPARIPSSQASFERFYRECRPFVRSTLLQRGVPEREVDDLVQEVFIIAWRDGSPLPPRRRVRYLWPTYNFTCEYNFTVVGPAFLSGVSNCAGNKQMMTADRTCP, via the coding sequence ATGCTGCTGCTGCCGCCGCTGCCGGTTCCGCTTCCGCCTCCCCCCGCTCCCGCGCGCAATCTGCTCAGTTGTTCGCGATGGTGTCGTCGATCCAATCCTTCTCCGCATCCCGAATCCGCCAAGAAACCTGCGCGCATTCCTTCCTCGCAAGCGTCTTTCGAGCGGTTTTACCGCGAATGCCGCCCCTTCGTCCGCTCCACCCTTCTCCAGCGCGGCGTCCCGGAGCGGGAGGTGGACGACCTCGTGCAGGAGGTCTTCATCATTGCCTGGCGTGACGGGTCTCCCCTCCCCCCGAGGCGGCGCGTGCGCTACCTATGGCCGACCTACAACTTCACGTGCGAATACAACTTTACCGTGGTGGGACCGGCGTTTCTCTCCGGCGTAAGCAATTGCGCCGGCAACAAGCAGATGATGACCGCAGACCGCACCTGTCCCTGA
- a CDS encoding alpha/beta fold hydrolase, whose amino-acid sequence MADLFYTPSGVRLRRHSLRPGDLNWLLLPGGPGIGSESLEGLAGILDVPGAIWLVDLPGDGSNRNPPGSPKAPFDVWPQVVVEAARALPRVVFAGHSTGGMYLLSTPELGPHLEALALLDTAPDALWHPRFVEMTRAHPLPDVEAATALYEADPRDENIAAVAVASAEWNFTPAGLSAGRELLARMPYNSAAVAWSEAHFDHVYQARWWPTRMPVLRLAGSDDRIVWQGGWHEPRFQTPNVIERVIAGAGHFPWIENPQDVRAAFAELALRIP is encoded by the coding sequence ATGGCCGACCTCTTCTATACGCCATCCGGCGTCCGGCTCCGTCGTCACTCCCTCCGCCCCGGCGACCTGAACTGGCTGCTCCTGCCGGGAGGACCCGGCATCGGCTCGGAAAGCCTCGAAGGGCTGGCCGGCATCCTGGATGTGCCGGGGGCCATCTGGCTCGTCGATCTGCCGGGAGACGGCTCGAACCGCAACCCTCCAGGCAGCCCGAAGGCTCCTTTTGATGTCTGGCCCCAGGTCGTCGTCGAAGCGGCCAGGGCGCTCCCGCGCGTCGTCTTCGCCGGACATTCGACCGGCGGCATGTATCTGCTTTCGACGCCCGAGCTCGGGCCGCACCTCGAAGCCTTGGCGCTCCTGGACACCGCTCCGGACGCCCTCTGGCATCCTCGTTTCGTGGAAATGACCCGGGCGCATCCGTTGCCCGATGTCGAGGCGGCCACAGCGCTTTATGAAGCGGACCCGCGCGACGAGAACATCGCCGCGGTTGCGGTGGCGTCCGCGGAATGGAACTTCACCCCGGCCGGGCTTTCGGCGGGACGCGAGCTCCTCGCGAGAATGCCTTACAACAGCGCGGCGGTCGCGTGGTCGGAGGCCCATTTCGACCACGTCTACCAGGCCCGGTGGTGGCCCACGCGAATGCCGGTCCTTCGATTGGCTGGCTCGGACGATCGGATCGTCTGGCAAGGCGGCTGGCACGAGCCGAGGTTCCAGACGCCCAACGTCATCGAGCGCGTCATCGCGGGCGCTGGGCACTTCCCCTGGATCGAGAATCCCCAGGATGTGCGCGCGGCCTTCGCCGAACTCGCGCTCCGCATTCCCTGA
- a CDS encoding AAA family ATPase, with protein sequence MRIHSFSFQDRSTGWQLEETTFDPFNLLVGVSGVGKTKILRALEQVRSAIQPSAPGLPSDVEWTMRFEHEGHRYRWHAVFVEPAQGDVEDEQPRRMNRMGRGHGPGAHFQREEVDLDDVELVRQDGGVFRFKGADLPKLNPSESALALLSGEAEVARAATGLKSVTDHRALGSLDVFAGTSSTDARVFSGLRRGSMSLPAIQQSPYSDIMLRTYMLQEALPEQWRDVRETFASIFPTVEDLRIARFDRSVGGRVSAQFILLLRERGASDWIVGADVSGGMRRVLATILGLRLTPPGSVILIDEFENSLGKNCLPALVDLILESAPQMQFIITSHHPYVINNIPISEWKLVQRRGSAVRVRSARDVPALQRASHFDAFDRLLNLPEFDEGIT encoded by the coding sequence ATGCGTATCCACAGCTTCTCGTTCCAGGATCGCTCGACGGGCTGGCAGCTCGAGGAGACGACGTTCGACCCGTTCAACCTGTTGGTTGGTGTCTCGGGTGTTGGAAAAACGAAAATCCTGCGTGCACTCGAGCAGGTGCGGAGTGCGATTCAGCCGAGCGCACCAGGCTTGCCGAGCGATGTCGAGTGGACGATGCGCTTCGAGCACGAAGGGCATCGGTATCGCTGGCATGCGGTGTTCGTCGAGCCCGCTCAGGGAGATGTGGAGGACGAACAACCTCGGCGGATGAACCGCATGGGTCGGGGGCATGGCCCAGGTGCTCATTTCCAGCGGGAGGAGGTGGACCTCGACGATGTCGAGCTCGTGCGGCAAGACGGTGGCGTATTTCGTTTCAAGGGGGCGGATTTGCCGAAGCTCAACCCGTCCGAGTCCGCCTTGGCGCTGCTTTCCGGCGAAGCCGAGGTGGCGCGGGCTGCCACGGGGCTGAAGAGCGTCACGGACCACCGGGCCCTGGGTTCTCTGGACGTCTTTGCGGGCACTTCCAGCACGGATGCGCGTGTTTTCAGCGGTCTTCGGCGGGGCTCGATGAGTCTCCCTGCAATCCAGCAGAGCCCCTATTCCGACATCATGCTGCGAACGTACATGTTGCAGGAGGCTCTTCCGGAGCAGTGGCGAGACGTCCGGGAGACGTTCGCGTCGATCTTTCCGACGGTGGAGGATTTGCGGATTGCTCGTTTCGACCGATCGGTCGGAGGGAGGGTATCCGCGCAATTCATCCTCCTGCTCCGTGAGCGCGGCGCGAGCGACTGGATCGTCGGAGCAGACGTGTCGGGGGGGATGCGCCGTGTGCTCGCGACGATCCTCGGACTGCGCCTCACGCCGCCCGGGTCGGTGATACTCATTGACGAATTCGAGAACAGCCTCGGCAAGAACTGCCTCCCGGCGCTGGTGGATTTGATTCTCGAGTCTGCGCCGCAAATGCAATTCATCATCACGAGCCATCACCCGTACGTCATCAACAACATCCCCATTTCAGAGTGGAAACTCGTTCAACGCCGCGGCAGTGCCGTACGTGTGCGGAGCGCGCGTGACGTGCCGGCGCTCCAACGCGCGTCTCATTTTGATGCATTCGATCGGTTGCTGAATTTGCCCGAGTTCGACGAAGGTATCACGTGA
- the gmd gene encoding GDP-mannose 4,6-dehydratase encodes MKRALITGITGQDGSYLAELLLGKGYEVHGIIRRSSSFNTERIDHLYRDPHERGVRLFLHHGDLNDASSLQSILAEVQPDEIYNLGAQSHVRVSFDIPEYTGEVTALGAIRLLEAMRKMRVAARFYQASSSELYGKVAEIPQRETTPFHPRSPYAAAKAYAFYVAQNYREAYGMHVSNGILFNHESERRGETFVTRKITRAVGRIKQGLQRELWLGNLDARRDWGHAEDYVEAMWRMLQQEQADDYVIGMGETHAVREFLELAFRHAGLDWQEYVRIDPKYFRPAEVDVLLADPTKAREKLGWTPKVTFPELVRRMVDSDVELAAREKRARG; translated from the coding sequence ATGAAACGCGCGCTCATCACCGGCATCACGGGCCAGGACGGCTCGTACCTCGCGGAGCTGCTCCTCGGCAAAGGCTACGAGGTCCACGGCATCATCCGGCGCTCCTCCTCCTTCAACACCGAGCGCATCGACCACCTCTACCGCGACCCCCACGAGCGCGGCGTCCGCCTCTTCTTGCATCACGGCGACCTCAACGACGCCTCCTCGCTCCAGTCGATCCTCGCCGAGGTCCAGCCGGACGAGATCTACAACCTCGGCGCGCAGAGCCACGTCCGCGTCTCCTTCGACATCCCCGAGTACACCGGCGAGGTCACCGCGCTCGGCGCCATTCGCCTCCTCGAAGCCATGCGCAAGATGCGCGTCGCGGCGCGCTTCTACCAGGCGAGCTCGAGCGAGCTTTACGGCAAGGTCGCCGAGATCCCGCAGCGCGAGACCACGCCCTTCCACCCGCGCAGCCCGTACGCCGCGGCCAAGGCGTATGCCTTTTACGTCGCGCAGAACTACCGCGAGGCGTATGGCATGCACGTCTCGAACGGCATCCTCTTCAACCACGAGAGCGAGCGCCGCGGCGAGACCTTCGTCACCCGCAAGATCACCCGCGCCGTCGGCCGCATCAAACAGGGCCTCCAGCGCGAGCTCTGGCTCGGCAACCTGGACGCCCGCCGCGATTGGGGCCACGCCGAGGATTACGTCGAGGCCATGTGGCGCATGCTCCAGCAGGAGCAGGCCGACGATTACGTCATCGGTATGGGCGAGACGCACGCGGTGCGCGAGTTTCTGGAGCTCGCGTTTCGCCATGCGGGCCTCGATTGGCAGGAGTACGTGCGCATCGATCCCAAGTATTTCCGGCCGGCCGAGGTCGACGTCTTGCTCGCGGACCCGACGAAGGCGCGGGAAAAGCTCGGGTGGACGCCGAAGGTCACGTTCCCGGAGCTCGTGCGGCGCATGGTGGATTCGGACGTCGAGCTCGCGGCGCGGGAAAAGCGGGCGCGGGGATGA